From a single Nicotiana tabacum cultivar K326 chromosome 8, ASM71507v2, whole genome shotgun sequence genomic region:
- the LOC107764438 gene encoding geraniol 8-hydroxylase-like: MELHTILLLCISLFGWFFFKTYLHSKSRKLPPGPTGFPIIGSLLELGSKPNHSLANLAKIHGSLMTLNLGSVITIVASSPETAKEILQKHDKTLSARTVPDVITAQPNPEATLAWVTGDKWRNRRRICSTQMFTNQRLDSLQEIRHEKVAQLVNHMRKQCQNGAAVDIGRVAFATTLNLMSSTIFSIDLVDPEFETAQEFKDLVWRIMEDSVKPNLSDYFPIIRWLDLQGVKRHIKPAYLRLHEIFDQVIEKRVEDRASGMKKTGDFLDVLLDQCEEEGSGFDRQTIKPLILDLFLAGSDTSAITTEWAMAELLRNPQTLRKVREEILQQIGTERPVKESDIDKLPYLQAVVKEVMRLHPAVPLLLPHKAQEDAEIFGFIVPKNSQVLVNAWAIERDPKYWEKPLEFLPERFINSSVDYKGRDFEYIPFGAGRRICPGMPLAIRMVNLMLASIVQPFSWKLPKGMAPENLDMEEQFGLTLRKAIPLLAIPSMEENKALI, from the exons atggaACTTCATACTATCCTTCTCTTGTGCATCTCCCTTTTTGGCTGGTTCTTCTTTAAAACATATCTTCATTCTAAATCCAGAAAGCTGCCCCCTGGTCCTACTGGTTTCCCCATAATCGGTTCTCTGCTAGAGCTAGGCTCAAAACCTAATCATTCACTAGCCAACCTAGCCAAAATCCATGGCTCTCTCATGACTCTAAACCTCGGTTCAGTCATTACCATAGTAGCCTCCTCACCTGAAACGGCCAAAGAAATCCTTCAAAAACACGACAAAACATTATCAGCACGCACTGTTCCTGATGTTATCACCGCCCAACCAAATCCAGAAGCCACCTTAGCTTGGGTCACAGGCGACAAGTGGAGAAACAGAAGAAGAATATGTAGCACGCAGATGTTTACTAACCAAAGACTCGATTCACTCCAAGAAATACGTCACGAGAAGGTTGCACAACTAGTGAATCATATGAGAAAGCAGTGTCAAAATGGGGCAGCTGTTGACATAGGACGTGTTGCTTTTGCGACGACGTTGAATTTAATGTCGAGCACTATTTTCTCTATTGATTTGGTTGATCCGGAATTCGAGACGGCTCAAGAGTTtaaggatttggtttggagaaTTATGGAGGATTCAGTGAAACCTAACTTGTCTGATTATTTCCCGATTATACGGTGGCTTGATTTACAAGGAGTGAAACGTCATATAAAGCCAGCATATTTAAGGTTGCATGAGATATTTGACCAAGTAATTGAGAAGAGAGTAGAAGATAGAGCGTCAGGGATGAAGAAAACAGGTGATTTCTTGGATGTACTACTTGATCAATGTGAAGAAGAAGGGTCTGGATTTGATCGCCAAACTATCAAGCCTCTTATCCTG GATCTATTCCTTGCTGGAAGTGACACGTCCGCCATAACAACAGAATGGGCAATGGCAGAACTTCTTCGAAATCCTCAAACGTTACGGAAAGTAAGAGAAGAAATTCTTCAACAAATAGGCACAGAAAGACCAGTAAAAGAGTCAGATATTGACAAACTTCCATACCTTCAAGCAGTCGTAAAAGAAGTCATGAGACTTCATCCAGCAGTTCCATTACTCTTACCACACAAAGCTCAAGAAGACGCAGAAATATTTGGTTTCATTGTGCCCAAGAACAGCCAAGTTCTCGTAAATGCATGGGCAATTGAGAGAGATCCAAAATACTGGGAAAAACCACTAGAGTTTCTGCCTGAAAGATTCATCAATTCAAGTGTGGATTACAAAGGAAGGGACTTTGAGTATATACCGTTCGGCGCCGGCCGGAGAATTTGTCCTGGAATGCCACTTGCTATAAGGATGGTTAACTTGATGTTGGCTTCTATTGTTCAACCATTTAGTTGGAAGTTACCAAAAGGGATGGCACCAGAGAATTTGGATATGGAGGAACAGTTTGGACTTACTTTGAGGAAGGCTATTCCTCTTCTTGCCATTCCTAGTATGGAAGAAAATAAGGCTTTGATTTGA